A single region of the Gossypium arboreum isolate Shixiya-1 chromosome 12, ASM2569848v2, whole genome shotgun sequence genome encodes:
- the LOC108478080 gene encoding LOW QUALITY PROTEIN: stress-related protein-like (The sequence of the model RefSeq protein was modified relative to this genomic sequence to represent the inferred CDS: inserted 1 base in 1 codon): MEKTLVDADFKQPVEAESTMKSTVESNHKQIEAISNPENIQKKLKYLDVIQVVSIYTVVCVSSIYEYAKENSGPLKPGXQTVEETVKTVIGPVYDKFRDVPFELLKFVDCKVDKSLSQLERHVPFMVKQASSQARTVASEVQRVGVVDVAKSITRDIYTKYKLTAKEMYDKYEPVAEQYVVFAWRSLNRLPFFPQVAQVVLPTAAYWSEKYNQVVQHFGENGYVVAAYLPLIPINRITKVFIDDRRAPVVSSNGESVQRQ, from the exons ATGGAGAAAACGTTGGTGGATGCAGATTTCAAACAGCCGGTGGAGGCTGAAAGCACCATGAAATCGACGGTCGAATCAAATCACAAACAAATAGAAGCTATAAGT AACCCAGAAAATATTCAAAAGAAACTCAAGTATCTAGATGTCATTCAAGTGGTGTCAATCTATACGGTTGTGTGTGTTTCAAGCATCTATGAGTACGCTAAGGAAAACTCCGGTCCACTTAAACCGG TTCAAACCGTCGAAGAAACTGTTAAGACTGTCATCGGTCCCGTTTACGATAAATTTCGCGATGTACCGTTTGAACTCCTCAAATTTGTTGATTGCAAG GTAGACAAGTCGCTGAGTCAACTGGAGCGTCACGTTCCATTTATGGTGAAGCAAGCTTCAAGCCAGGCTCGAACTGTGGCGTCAGAGGTCCAAAGAGTCGGGGTCGTAGACGTGGCTAAGTCAATCACAAGAGACATTTACACCAAGTATAAACTGACAGCTAAAGAGATGTATGACAAGTACGAGCCGGTGGCGGAACAGTACGTTGTTTTCGCTTGGCGATCTCTTAATCGTCTCCCGTTTTTCCCTCAAGTGGCACAGGTAGTGCTCCCTACGGCTGCTTACTGGTCGGAGAAGTACAATCAGGTTGTTCAACATTTCGGGGAGAATGGTTACGTGGTGGCAGCGTACCTCCCATTGATTCCGATAAATAGAATTACAAAGGTTTTCATAGACGACAGGAGAGCTCCGGTCGTTTCGAGTAATGGTGAATCAGTTCAAAGGCAATGA